A stretch of the Aphis gossypii isolate Hap1 chromosome 2, ASM2018417v2, whole genome shotgun sequence genome encodes the following:
- the LOC114127668 gene encoding uncharacterized protein LOC114127668: MIPQAMKALMVLCALFIASASATTCPHPCKCFTTENGIQVANCTNLPDQMTTAWPQKILRIHFETDRGTTVMLKNKAFKHFPRLTYLDITGGTIHYVGNLAFDGLPELVELNLVGTGIRKLHRNTFTSNRKLAFLSLSKNPRLFVGPSFLASESITELDLSECGLTTLKSVYFKSLPSLKYLFATKNDLKVLGTQFGPPGVKFVNLAHNKIEYINEDLEAYKRLRTIDLTGNPVNCTCELSEIDKKLSSRGVAFGNSIMCNNTGKPLGDMLEVCSDKEMMGDDPMDMYQEDHLLKIDKSTIHSMEELDESGSGSGSGDGEIITMIDIKSTSQTEIKDVHNDTQINEVKNNTQIEEVLTKTHVNETFIVPKIETTSIEPITTVYVSSKDVTEETTILPSEEVMVHVQPTIHPSDSNSSTMRSSMDRGIVSQTIQAPEDEENVQNKVAEFLKSNVGITGTAAILAIVIIAIVYKAVCLGKSRSHSIVACNDKSVELKDIKYEAANTEDTHNHRDDSPASSVEENLLGDHDSDDEDDSNGYNEDDMSSTLAMNGHAQNGLLNSVMDAVNNKEEPSKSASDGQDVPTKVIVKLCETPKASRPITINNVH; the protein is encoded by the coding sequence ATGATCCCACAAGCCATGAAAGCACTTATGGTCCTGTGTGCCTTGTTTATTGCAAGTGCATCCGCTACAACATGTCCCCATCCGTGCAAATGTTTCACCACCGAGAATGGAATACAAGTAGCTAATTGTACTAACTTACCGGATCAAATGACGACCGCATGGCCACAAAAAATTCTTCGAATTCACTTTGAAACAGACCGAGGGACAACGGTTATGTTGAAAAACAAGGCGTTCAAACACTTTCCACGACTTACATATCTAGATATAACTGGAGGAACAATACATTATGTAGGAAATTTGGCATTTGATGGGTTGCCGGAATTAGTGGAACTTAATCTTGTAGGAACAGGTATAAGAAAATTACACCGAAATACATTCACAAGCAACCGGAAACTGGCATTCTTGTCCTTGAGTAAAAATCCTAGACTATTTGTAGGTCCTTCGTTCCTTGCGTCTGAATCTATAACTGAGCTCGACTTATCAGAATGCGGTTTGACAACACTGaaaagtgtatattttaaaagtttaccaagtttaaaatacttgtttgCTACGAAAAATGATCTCAAAGTACTCGGTACACAATTTGGACCTCCCGGTGTTAAGTTTGTAAACCTTGCCCataacaaaattgaatacatcAACGAGGACTTAGAAGCATATAAACGTTTGAGAACAATCGATCTTACTGGAAATCCAGTTAATTGTACGTGTGAACTTTcagaaattgataaaaaattatcatctaGGGGCGTGGCATTCGGAAATTcgataatgtgtaataatacaGGAAAACCATTGGGTGATATGTTAGAAGTATGTTCAGACAAAGAAATGATGGGTGATGATCCTATGGATATGTACCAGGAagatcatttattaaaaattgataaaagtaCTATACACTCTATGGAAGAACTTGACGAATCTGGTTCGGGTTCAGGTAGTGGTGATGGTGAAATAATTACCATGATAGACATTAAATCTACATCACAGACTGAAATTAAAGACGTACACAATGATACACAAATTAATGAAGTCAAAAACAATACACAAATTGAAGAAGTATTAACCAAAACTCATGTCAATGAAACATTTATAGTTCCTAAAATTGAAACGACTTCGATAGAACCAATTACCACCGTGTACGTATCGTCTAAAGATGTGACGGAGGAAACTACTATACTCCCATCTGAGGAAGTTATGGTTCATGTTCAGCCTACGATTCATCCTTCTGATAGTAACTCCTCTACAATGCGATCTAGCATGGACCGCGGAATTGTTTCTCAGACAATACAAGCGCCAGAAGACGAAGAAAACGTCCAAAACAAGGTAGCCGAGTTCCTAAAGTCTAATGTGGGAATAACTGGAACAGCGGCCATATTGGCAATAGTCATTATAGCTATTGTGTACAAAGCCGTATGTTTGGGAAAATCACGAAGTCACAGTATTGTGGCCTGCAATGATAAATCAGTCGAGCtcaaagatataaaatacgaaGCAGCAAACACGGAGGACACGCACAACCATCGTGATGATTCACCGGCTAGCTCGGTGGAAGAAAACCTACTGGGAGACCACGATAGCGATGACGAAGATGACAGTAACGGATATAATGAAGACGACATGTCTTCAACGCTGGCAATGAACGGTCATGCTCAAAACGGTTTGTTGAACAGCGTTATGGATGCGGTGAACAATAAAGAAGAGCCATCGAAATCTGCGTCCGACGGCCAAGACGTTCCTACCAAAGTGATAGTGAAATTGTGTGAAACTCCAAAAGCATCCAGgccaataacaattaataacgtCCATTAA